In the Corythoichthys intestinalis isolate RoL2023-P3 chromosome 12, ASM3026506v1, whole genome shotgun sequence genome, one interval contains:
- the fundc1 gene encoding FUN14 domain-containing protein 1 isoform X2 — MAKHNKDIEEELYDKVVDLTEYAKRQRWWNRLFGKTSGPLAEKYSVATQLAIGGVSGWCAGYLFQKVGKVAATAVGGGLLLLQVANNSGYIQVDWKRVEKDVNKAKKQIKKNTDKAGPELNTLVERSTEFVKKNIVVTSGFVGGFLLGLAS; from the exons ATGGCGAAGCACAACAAGG ACATTGAAGAGGAGCTGTACGACAAGGTCGTCGATCTGACCGAGTATGCCAAACGTCAGCGATGGTGGAACCGTCTGTTTGGCAAGACGTCCGGGCCTTTAGCAGAGAAATACTCTGTGGCCACACAGCTAGCCATAGGAGGAGTTAGTGGATG GTGTGCAGGTTATCTCTTCCAGAAGGTTGGCAAAGTTGCTGCCACTGCTGTGGGCGGAGGGCTTCTGTTGTTACAg GTAGCTAACAATAGCGGCTACATCCAAGTGGATTGGAAGAGGGTAGAGAAAGATGTAAACAAAGCAAAGAAGCAGATCAAGAAGAACACGGATAAAGCTGGTCCGGAGCTGAATACGTTAGTTGAGAGG TCTACAGAGTTTGTGAAGAAAAACATCGTCGTCACAAGCGGGTTCGTCGGAGGCTTCCTGCTCGGCTTGGCTAGCTAG
- the fundc1 gene encoding FUN14 domain-containing protein 1 isoform X1 — MRQRAAKYIEEELYDKVVDLTEYAKRQRWWNRLFGKTSGPLAEKYSVATQLAIGGVSGWCAGYLFQKVGKVAATAVGGGLLLLQVANNSGYIQVDWKRVEKDVNKAKKQIKKNTDKAGPELNTLVERSTEFVKKNIVVTSGFVGGFLLGLAS, encoded by the exons atgcgacagagagcagcaaaat ACATTGAAGAGGAGCTGTACGACAAGGTCGTCGATCTGACCGAGTATGCCAAACGTCAGCGATGGTGGAACCGTCTGTTTGGCAAGACGTCCGGGCCTTTAGCAGAGAAATACTCTGTGGCCACACAGCTAGCCATAGGAGGAGTTAGTGGATG GTGTGCAGGTTATCTCTTCCAGAAGGTTGGCAAAGTTGCTGCCACTGCTGTGGGCGGAGGGCTTCTGTTGTTACAg GTAGCTAACAATAGCGGCTACATCCAAGTGGATTGGAAGAGGGTAGAGAAAGATGTAAACAAAGCAAAGAAGCAGATCAAGAAGAACACGGATAAAGCTGGTCCGGAGCTGAATACGTTAGTTGAGAGG TCTACAGAGTTTGTGAAGAAAAACATCGTCGTCACAAGCGGGTTCGTCGGAGGCTTCCTGCTCGGCTTGGCTAGCTAG